The following coding sequences lie in one Komagataeibacter sucrofermentans DSM 15973 genomic window:
- a CDS encoding ABC transporter ATP-binding protein, producing MDRLYCEHMTVRYGRRTVLDDISAGPFPPGRVSALLGPNGSGKSTLLRAMAGLGEATGRVMLGADDLTRLNLAQRTRRCLYLPQALPAMVHLQVLESMLAAQHATGVVPSDVQGDEIDAALHMLDVFGIADLSMRYMDELSGGQRQLVGLAQALGRHPDALLLDEPLSALDLHHQFAVMDILQRETASRQIVTVMVLHDLNIAVRMTDYDVILREGRIIAAGPPQAVITPATLGQTYDIVARVEKCSRGLPHVMVDGLR from the coding sequence ATGGATAGGCTGTACTGCGAGCACATGACCGTGCGCTACGGCAGGCGCACGGTGCTGGATGATATAAGTGCCGGACCATTTCCGCCCGGCCGGGTCTCGGCGCTGCTTGGCCCCAATGGCAGCGGCAAGTCAACGCTGCTGCGCGCCATGGCCGGGCTGGGCGAGGCAACCGGCAGGGTCATGCTGGGCGCTGATGACCTGACACGGCTCAATCTGGCTCAGCGCACCCGGCGCTGCCTGTACCTGCCGCAGGCCCTGCCTGCCATGGTGCACCTGCAGGTGCTGGAATCCATGCTCGCGGCCCAGCATGCCACCGGCGTTGTTCCATCCGATGTGCAGGGCGATGAAATCGATGCCGCCCTGCATATGCTCGATGTGTTTGGCATAGCCGATCTGTCCATGCGGTATATGGATGAACTCTCGGGCGGGCAGCGGCAGCTTGTGGGGCTGGCACAGGCGCTTGGCCGCCACCCCGATGCCCTGCTGCTTGATGAACCGCTCAGCGCACTCGACCTGCACCACCAGTTTGCGGTGATGGACATCCTGCAGCGTGAAACCGCTTCACGGCAGATCGTGACCGTGATGGTGCTGCATGACCTCAATATTGCCGTGCGGATGACCGATTACGACGTGATCCTGCGCGAAGGGCGGATCATTGCCGCAGGCCCGCCACAGGCCGTTATTACGCCCGCAACGCTGGGCCAGACCTATGATATTGTGGCGCGGGTGGAAAAATGCAGCCGGGGCCTCCCGCACGTTATGGTTGATGGCCTGCGTTAG
- a CDS encoding iron ABC transporter permease, giving the protein MRVPEEPIGTPCVSPSAGLSVYAREVRGRYQSLLRRRMGLLGLLLALIVASVVLDFSLGPSGLSPSALIRTLLHPHHVPAGQGVIVWQIRLPYALMAVCVGASLGLAGAEMQTVLANPLASPFTLGVSAAAAFGASLAIILGWRLPGVPDAWVVSGDAFVFAIGSVLLLDMVSRRRNAGTGTVVLFGIALVFAFHALVSLLQFVANEDALQDLVFWTMGSLTRATWPKLGLLAAACVIVAPLSFAASWKLTVLRMGEERAASLGVDVPRVRRGALLRVSILSALAVSFVGTIGFVGLVAPHIARRLLGEDHRFYLPGSMLVGALVMSLSSIAARNLLPGVVIPTGIVTALVGIPFFLAIVLRRRSMN; this is encoded by the coding sequence ATGCGCGTCCCTGAGGAACCGATCGGCACGCCTTGTGTTTCCCCCTCCGCGGGCCTGTCGGTTTATGCGCGTGAGGTGCGCGGGCGCTACCAGAGCTTGCTGCGGCGGCGCATGGGGCTGCTTGGCCTGCTGCTTGCGCTGATCGTGGCCTCGGTAGTGCTTGATTTCTCGCTCGGGCCATCGGGGCTTTCGCCTTCAGCGCTCATCCGCACCCTGTTGCACCCGCACCACGTACCCGCAGGGCAGGGCGTGATCGTATGGCAGATCAGGCTGCCCTATGCGCTCATGGCGGTCTGTGTCGGGGCATCACTGGGGCTGGCGGGCGCGGAAATGCAGACCGTGCTGGCCAACCCGCTGGCAAGCCCGTTTACGCTCGGGGTCTCGGCCGCGGCGGCGTTTGGCGCATCACTCGCCATTATTCTGGGCTGGCGGCTGCCCGGCGTGCCCGATGCATGGGTGGTGTCGGGCGATGCGTTCGTTTTTGCCATAGGCTCGGTGCTGCTGCTCGACATGGTCTCGCGCAGGCGCAATGCGGGCACCGGCACGGTGGTGCTGTTTGGCATCGCGCTTGTTTTCGCCTTTCATGCACTGGTGTCGCTGCTGCAGTTCGTGGCCAATGAAGATGCGTTGCAGGACCTTGTGTTCTGGACCATGGGCAGCCTGACCCGGGCAACATGGCCCAAGCTGGGCCTGCTGGCCGCCGCCTGCGTGATCGTGGCCCCTCTTTCCTTTGCCGCATCATGGAAGCTGACCGTGCTACGCATGGGGGAGGAACGCGCCGCGAGCCTGGGCGTGGATGTGCCGCGCGTGCGGCGTGGCGCGCTGCTGCGGGTGAGCATCCTGTCGGCCCTGGCCGTGTCCTTTGTGGGCACGATCGGTTTCGTGGGGCTGGTGGCGCCGCATATCGCCCGCCGCCTGCTGGGCGAGGACCACCGTTTCTACCTGCCGGGCAGCATGCTGGTGGGCGCGCTGGTCATGTCGCTCTCATCCATCGCGGCGCGTAACCTGCTGCCGGGCGTGGTCATTCCCACCGGTATTGTGACAGCACTGGTTGGCATCCCGTTCTTTCTGGCCATTGTGCTGCGCAGGCGGAGCATGAACTGA
- a CDS encoding ABC transporter substrate-binding protein, whose protein sequence is MKRILDGWRAVACGAVMAMGLAGYAPAARADTVTDLAGRKVDVPVSVHRIILGEGRLIYALAPLEKQHLFDRIVGWQGEFRGADTQSYDQYVATFPQAADVALIGKTTADTVSPERVLDLHPDLAILTVSGHGPGKASELVGQLESAHIPVIFVDFRADPVKDTIRSMQILGQVLHREREAADYLDFYQSHLKRITDRVAPLPESQKPKVFIEMLAAMRESCCHTAGKGNMGAFIAAAGGQNIAAPLLPGYIGDIDLEKVIASDPDIYIADGTKGPKASGPGVRMGAEVMPDVARASLLKVMERPGISSLRAVTDGHAHGIWHSFYDSPYNILAIEVMAKWFHPDLFADIDPDATQKELYGRFLPVKQEGTFWIDARP, encoded by the coding sequence ATGAAACGGATACTGGACGGATGGCGGGCCGTGGCCTGTGGCGCGGTCATGGCCATGGGGCTTGCGGGTTACGCCCCTGCCGCGCGGGCTGATACCGTGACCGATCTTGCAGGCCGCAAGGTTGACGTGCCGGTCAGTGTCCATCGCATCATACTGGGGGAAGGGCGGCTGATCTACGCCCTTGCCCCGCTGGAAAAACAGCACCTGTTTGACCGGATCGTGGGCTGGCAGGGTGAGTTCCGCGGGGCGGATACGCAGAGCTATGACCAGTATGTGGCCACCTTTCCGCAGGCGGCGGATGTCGCGCTGATCGGCAAGACCACGGCGGATACCGTCAGCCCCGAACGCGTGCTCGACCTGCACCCCGACCTTGCGATCCTGACCGTGTCGGGCCATGGGCCGGGCAAGGCGAGCGAACTCGTGGGCCAGCTTGAAAGCGCGCATATTCCGGTCATCTTCGTCGATTTCCGCGCCGACCCGGTAAAGGACACCATCCGCTCCATGCAGATCCTTGGTCAGGTGCTGCACCGCGAGCGCGAAGCTGCTGATTATCTTGACTTCTATCAGTCGCACCTCAAGCGCATTACCGATCGTGTGGCCCCGCTGCCCGAAAGCCAGAAGCCAAAGGTGTTCATTGAAATGCTGGCCGCCATGCGCGAGAGCTGCTGCCACACGGCGGGCAAGGGCAATATGGGGGCGTTTATTGCAGCCGCTGGCGGCCAGAACATCGCGGCCCCGCTCCTGCCGGGCTATATTGGTGATATTGACCTCGAAAAAGTGATCGCCTCTGACCCCGACATCTATATTGCTGATGGCACCAAGGGGCCAAAGGCCAGCGGGCCCGGCGTGCGCATGGGTGCGGAAGTGATGCCGGATGTGGCCCGCGCCTCGTTGCTCAAGGTCATGGAACGCCCCGGCATTTCATCGCTACGCGCCGTAACGGATGGGCATGCGCATGGCATCTGGCATTCGTTTTATGATTCGCCATACAATATTCTCGCCATCGAAGTCATGGCGAAGTGGTTTCACCCCGACCTGTTTGCCGATATCGACCCCGATGCCACGCAGAAGGAACTCTACGGCCGTTTCCTCCCCGTAAAGCAGGAAGGGACCTTCTGGATTGATGCGCGTCCCTGA
- a CDS encoding iron transporter → METVIMNKKCSILAFAVAALPVLSTAAQAREYPIGGPVHEHDMEIASSYLTGIMVDPMPAGMMDNTKPDTIHLETDVHATADNVWGYPDGAWVPYLNIGYRLTKDGTPWKAEGTMHFMTAKDGPHYADNVQMNGPGRYTVVLTYSSPEQNGFLHHVDKETGTPGFWQPFSEKFNFAYPQK, encoded by the coding sequence ATGGAAACCGTCATCATGAACAAGAAATGTTCCATTCTGGCCTTCGCCGTCGCGGCGCTGCCTGTTCTTTCCACCGCTGCACAGGCGCGTGAATACCCGATCGGTGGCCCGGTCCATGAACATGACATGGAAATCGCCTCAAGCTACCTGACCGGCATCATGGTCGACCCCATGCCCGCGGGCATGATGGACAACACCAAGCCCGACACCATCCACCTTGAAACCGACGTGCATGCCACGGCCGATAACGTGTGGGGCTACCCCGATGGCGCCTGGGTGCCGTATCTGAACATCGGCTACAGGCTGACCAAGGATGGCACGCCGTGGAAGGCCGAGGGCACCATGCACTTCATGACTGCCAAGGATGGCCCGCATTATGCCGATAACGTGCAGATGAACGGCCCGGGCCGCTATACGGTGGTGCTGACCTATTCCTCGCCCGAGCAGAACGGCTTCCTGCACCATGTAGACAAGGAAACCGGCACGCCGGGCTTCTGGCAGCCGTTCAGCGAGAAATTCAACTTCGCCTATCCCCAGAAATAA